One genomic window of Vibrio ziniensis includes the following:
- the epd gene encoding erythrose-4-phosphate dehydrogenase: MLRVAINGFGRIGRNVLRAVYESGKAQQIKVVAVNELAQPEAMAHLLQYDTSHGRFGKKISHDQEHLYVHHDNGEFDSVRILHSTDIHLLPWRDLEVDIVLDCTGVYGSKADGEQHIAAGAKKVLFSHPGSADLDNTIIYGVNHETLTAQHHIVSNGSCTTNCIVPIIKVLDDAFGIESGTITTIHSSMNDQQVIDAYHSDLRRTRSASQSIIPVDTKLHKGIERIFPKFSNKFEAISVRVPTVNVTAMDLSVTINANVKVNDVNQTMIEASQCTLHGIVDYTEAPLVSIDFNHDPHSAIVDGSQTRVSNGHLVKMLVWCDNEWGFANRMLDTALAMQAAK; the protein is encoded by the coding sequence ATGTTAAGAGTCGCAATTAATGGATTCGGGCGAATAGGGCGTAATGTTTTGCGCGCTGTTTACGAAAGTGGCAAAGCTCAGCAGATAAAAGTAGTAGCTGTAAATGAATTGGCTCAGCCTGAGGCGATGGCGCACTTGTTACAGTACGATACCAGTCATGGTCGTTTCGGTAAGAAGATTTCTCACGATCAAGAACATTTGTATGTTCATCATGATAATGGTGAGTTCGATAGTGTTCGAATTCTTCACTCTACAGATATTCATCTATTACCTTGGCGTGATCTTGAAGTCGATATCGTGTTGGATTGCACAGGTGTTTACGGTTCTAAAGCGGATGGTGAGCAACATATTGCCGCAGGTGCAAAGAAAGTTCTGTTTTCTCATCCGGGTTCTGCCGATCTCGATAACACCATTATTTATGGTGTGAACCACGAAACATTAACCGCGCAGCACCATATAGTGTCGAATGGTTCTTGCACGACCAACTGTATCGTACCAATCATAAAGGTGTTAGATGATGCCTTTGGCATTGAATCCGGAACGATCACTACTATTCACTCATCGATGAATGATCAACAAGTGATCGATGCCTATCACAGTGATTTGCGTCGTACTCGATCGGCTAGTCAATCTATCATTCCTGTTGATACAAAATTACATAAAGGGATAGAAAGGATATTTCCGAAATTTTCTAACAAATTTGAAGCTATTTCGGTGCGAGTTCCGACTGTAAATGTGACGGCGATGGATTTGAGTGTCACTATTAACGCAAATGTGAAAGTTAATGACGTAAATCAAACCATGATAGAGGCATCTCAGTGTACATTACACGGCATTGTTGACTATACTGAAGCACCACTCGTATCCATTGATTTTAATCACGATCCACACAGTGCGATTGTTGATGGAAGCCAGACTCGAGTGAGTAACGGGCATCTGGTCAAGATGCTCGTCTGGTGTGATAACGAATGGGGATTTGCTAACCGAATGCTGGATACAGCGTTAGCAATGCAAGCTGCAAAGTAG